The DNA window CACtagtaaacatgttttgtgtttgtttaatccatataaaaacaacacactttGGTTTAATGACGGATTTTGTGTTagattgtttcttttttgggaGCAGTAAAAATCACTGAGCTTTAAAAAGGTGCTGGTAGACAGATCATGTTCATTTGTATCTTTGGACACAGCAAGGCTTGCTGTTTCCACCtgcttcatgctaagctaagttcaCTGGAAAGACATGAAAGTGGTGTCAATCTTTCCAGCACATTCTTGACAAGACAGTGAATAAGTGCATATCCCAAAATGTTGGACAACTCATCAAAGGGTGAGTTCTGTGGTTTTCaatctggaccctatttcccccatgtttttgtatctaagtgactaatgaagACAGCAATATTTTGAAACTGACCCCGTATTGAGAGACAGCGCTGCAGCTGGCATCAGAATAACAGGTTGCAATGACATCATTCAGGGCATGTTCACACTGtgaatttacatccactaaaagtgtttgtttttgccactgacatattcagatttttattcTGAGTAGCTGAGAACATTATGGAAAGCATCCCTACATAGacagatgtttttgttgaagtgttagatcctttttgttaaaaCAGAAACCACTAAAAATGCTaaaccaaacccaccagactccatttaaataaacagcaattttatcatcgtaaaacacacttcattcacagccaacacaaagaaaataaaactcacaaaaacattcCTGTTTCGTCttttcactgttccaacaacCACCAGCTCTGGTTTTGTTGAATTAAACCCTAAAAggagtatttcactgctggtaAGAAGACCTTTAAATAAAACTAGGATGTCTATGCAGTGGAAAGATGGAAATAATTTTGAAATCTGCACCAcagaaccagagaaaacagagaaaaatgacTCTTTTGCTCAAGCCAGAGAAAACCAACAACTACCAAATTGCACTGCTCTGCACCAGATCAATAAAGGCTTCCGCTGGTGGGTTGTTTGCGCGAACACATCCATTTGACAAAATGGCGGCCGGCTGGCAACAAACAATGTCATATTACAggtaaacagtaagctaaaacatgtttttgaaaacatctgaggtgagaaatatgcAACTAAGTatcagaatcttggtttatatttgatcagcgctgcttagttttaTGGTTTGTCTCAGTTTTCCAGCCTCTGTTTTCACCgtgcaggaaacagtattgcgcccacttcctgttcacaaatgcttgttattacagctaaacacaacactaagatatgtttctaaaaacaccgtaggcaagaaataggcagtgcagtaacataatcttgataTATTTGATTAGCgctgttctgctgctgctggctgcagcgctctgGCTCAGtcctggaccagtttcaaaaattgttgctcCCATTAGtaacttagacacaaaaacatggtgaaaatagggtccaggtttaaaaaacaaacttaccCTTTGAGGTGCCTCTTCACCTGCTGATCAGTTCACAGAAGTTATCCACAGTcactcacctcctcctctttccaGGTTACCATGTGGCATTGTTGGATGCCCTTCATCTTGGTCTGGGTATCCATGGCAACCCCAGCCATGTGCCAAAGTGGAGACTGGGGTTCAGGCTTTGACATTTACTCTGAGATAATAGCCACCAATGACACATCTCAGGCAGCTGGTGATGAGCCTGCGAGGATAAGAAACAATCAGGACTGGATCACATCAGCAGCTTTCTCACCATCGCCATCGCCATCACCATCACCTGCGCTGCAGTACGAGCCTCAACCTGACAAGTGCTCGGTCTTCTTCAACACTAACACTGCTTGGGCTCGAAGGCTGAAGGCCGAGAAAGAGGAGCTGGCCTATCTGCAGGCCATCCAGCATGGAAACAAAGCGGTGATGGAGAACTTGTTGCAGTTTGTGGGGGCAGAGCTGGGAGATCAGAGCTATGAAGATGTGATTAAGGAAAATGTCATTGGGATCCAAGAGGACCACAAAAGTTGCCACGAGGTGGTAGAGAAGGCTGAGGAAGATATGGAACAGCAGCTGGAGGGCGAAGTGCTGCATGCTGGGATGCAGAAGTGAGTGCAATAATCTGTTTTTCTAGAAGTTAAGAAGAATGTGTTTGTATTGAGCTGTTACTGAGCTTTGTAAAGGTCAAGGTTGAAATGTAAGGAGAGCGGCTGAGAAAAAAAGATCAGTTCTTCTTTGTTGGTATACTGAAGACGTAAACAAATTATTGTTGACAACAGTGAACATCTCTGTTCAAAAGATGGCAGAGATGGCCAATCTTTTGCCTCTTATCAGAGCATAGGCAGCTGCATTGATGACTGTCGTTTCATCCTGTCTTTCATAATGCACATGTCAATCAAAAGAAATGAGCAGTATTAATATCATCATGCAGGACTCCTGCGTTGTGTCTTTGCAGCTTGCAGTCTAGATGGGTATCAAGGTTTCTGTTTACTACTCTTCTTACAGCTGCTGTGGTGCTGCAGTGTGGTCACAATTCAAAGTAatcagaacaaaaagaaaattttaattgtttaagatatttatcaagcaaaaatgccacacATTCAACACTTCGTGAGGATTTGCAGCTTCTCTCTATTTTGATGTTATTGCAAATTGTGTATCTTTGGGTTTCAGAGTGgttagacaaaacaagcaaattgaAGAATTCCCCCTGGGCTCTGGAAAATTGTGATACATTTCA is part of the Epinephelus fuscoguttatus linkage group LG11, E.fuscoguttatus.final_Chr_v1 genome and encodes:
- the si:ch211-142k18.1 gene encoding uncharacterized protein si:ch211-142k18.1, which gives rise to MWHCWMPFILVWVSMATPAMCQSGDWGSGFDIYSEIIATNDTSQAAGDEPARIRNNQDWITSAAFSPSPSPSPSPALQYEPQPDKCSVFFNTNTAWARRLKAEKEELAYLQAIQHGNKAVMENLLQFVGAELGDQSYEDVIKENVIGIQEDHKSCHEVVEKAEEDMEQQLEGEVLHAGMQKIREESLSFEDMLRAALDIANRLEISSQTLHASFTKQLKDITKIHR